A region from the Aegilops tauschii subsp. strangulata cultivar AL8/78 chromosome 5, Aet v6.0, whole genome shotgun sequence genome encodes:
- the LOC109773246 gene encoding splicing factor U2af large subunit A isoform X2 produces MAEHDAPLESGAARSPPANKRGGEARSPQDAQPHQERPSSSRDRVRERDEDKDRERHRRRGEDRERYRDRESVRERGEGSRDRERHHRDHREESRDRERHHRDRREESRDRERHHRDHREGSRDRERHHRDHREGSRDRERHHRDHREGSRDRERHHRDHRERSERREHRDCSDDRDSRRSCDRDAERRDRDRDGHRRHRSRSRSRSESQSKRMSGFDQAPSEAIPILAPTATPVQIPELPAANPGMFPNMLPNLVNVPALGQPLAMTQQATRHARRVYVGGLPPIANEQTVAVFFNQVMAAIGGNTFALGHAVVNVYINHDKKFAFVEMRSVEEASNAMALDGIMFEGAPVKVRRPTDYNPSQAATLGPSQPNPNLNLAAVGLTPGAAGGLEGPDRIFVGGLPYYFTEAQVRELLETFGPLRGFDIVKDKETGNSKGYAFCLYKDVTVTDIACAALNGIQLGDRTLTVRRANQGAEPRPEQENILLQAQQEAQMKRLVYEVGGALATKVVCLTQVVSADGLRDDEEYNDILEDMTLEGHKYGNLVQAVIPRPHPSGDPVAGVGKVFLEYADVESSAKARIGMHGRKFDGKETVAVFYPENKFVEGDYDY; encoded by the exons ATGGCCGAGCACGACGCGCCCCTGGAGTCCGGCGCCGCGAGGTCCCCGCCGGCCAACAAGCGCGGCGGCGAGGCCCGCTCCCCCCAG GATGCGCAGCCTCACCAGGAGAGGCCCTCGAGTTCCAGAGACCGAGTCAGGGAGCGCGATGAGGACAAGGACAGGGAGCGCCACAGGCGCCGCGGGGAAGACCGAGAGAGGTACCGGGACAGGGAGAGTGTCCGTGAACGCGGTGAAGGGAGCAGGGATCGTGAGCGCCACCATCGCGACCACCGTGAAGAGAGCAGGGATCGTGAGCGCCACCATCGCGACCGCCGTGAAGAGAGCAGGGATCGTGAGCGCCACCATCGCGACCACCGTGAAGGGAGCAGGGATCGTGAGCGCCACCATCGCGACCACCGTGAAGGGAGCAGGGATCGTGAACGCCACCATCGCGACCACCGTGAAGGGAGCAGGGATCGTGAACGCCACCATCGCGACCACCGTGAAAGGAGTGAGAGAAGGGAGCACCGTGACTGTTCCGATGACCGTGACAGCCGCCGGAGCTGTGATCGTGACGCTGAAAG AAGGGACCGTGATAGAGATGGCCACAGAAGGCATCGCTCCCGCTCCCGCTCCCGTTCGGAGAGTCAGAG CAAACGCATGAGTGGATTTGACCAGGCACCATCAGAAGCCATTCCTATACTCGCTCCCACTGCAACCCCAG TTCAGATACCTGAACTTCCTGCTGCTAATCCTGGGATGTTTCCGAACATGCTCCCAAACTTGGTCAATGTACCTGCCCTAGGACAG CCACTAGCCATGACACAACAG GCTACTCGGCATGCTCGGCGTGTTTATGTCGGTGGACTTCCTCCAATCGCCAATGAACAG ACGGTTGCTGTATTCTTCAATCAAGTTATGGCTGCTATCGGAGGAAACACATTTGCTCTAGGTCATGCAGTTGTTAATGTATACATAAACCACGACAAGAAATTTGCTTTTGTTGAGATGAGGTCTGTGGAGGAAGCAAGCAATGCAATGGCCTTGGATGGTATAATGTTTGAGGGAGCACCAGTGAAAGTTAGGAGGCCGACAGACTACAATCCTTCCCAGGCAGCTACATTGGGTCCGAGCCAGCCGAACCCCAACCTCAATCTTGCTGCTGTTGGCTTGACACCTGGGGCAGCTGGAGGTTTAGAAGGCCCTGACCGCATTTTTGTGGGTGGTCTACCCTATTACTTCACAGAGGCTCAAGTGCGGGAGTTGCTTGAAACTTTTGGACCTCTTCGTGgatttgacattgtgaaggaTAAGGAAACTGGCAACTCGAAGGGATATGCCTTCTGTTTGTACAAGGATGTGACTGTCACCGACATTGCCTGTGCTGCTCTGAACGGTATCCAGTTGGGTGACAGGACTCTCACAGTCAGGCGAGCAAACCAAGGAGCAGAACCTAGGCCAGAGCAAGAAAACATCCTCCTGCAGGCACAGCAAGAGGCGCAAATGAAG AGACTCGTGTACGAAGTGGGCGGAGCCCTAGCGACAAAGGTGGTATGCCTGACCCAGGTGGTTTCAGCAGATGGCCTTAGAGACGACGAGGAATACAATGACATACTGGAAGACATGACGCTAGAAGGACACAAATATG GTAACCTGGTGCAAGCCGTGATCCCACGACCCCATCCCAGCGGTGATCCTGTCGCTGGAGTTGGCAAG GTGTTTTTGGAGTATGCCGATGTGGAGAGCTCGGCCAAGGCAAGGATCGGGATGCATGGGAGGAAGTTCGACGGGAAGGAGACGGTCGCCGTGTTCTACCCCGAGAACAAGTTCGTTGAAGGAGACTACGACTATTAG
- the LOC109773246 gene encoding splicing factor U2af large subunit A isoform X1 yields MAEHDAPLESGAARSPPANKRGGEARSPQQDAQPHQERPSSSRDRVRERDEDKDRERHRRRGEDRERYRDRESVRERGEGSRDRERHHRDHREESRDRERHHRDRREESRDRERHHRDHREGSRDRERHHRDHREGSRDRERHHRDHREGSRDRERHHRDHRERSERREHRDCSDDRDSRRSCDRDAERRDRDRDGHRRHRSRSRSRSESQSKRMSGFDQAPSEAIPILAPTATPVQIPELPAANPGMFPNMLPNLVNVPALGQPLAMTQQATRHARRVYVGGLPPIANEQTVAVFFNQVMAAIGGNTFALGHAVVNVYINHDKKFAFVEMRSVEEASNAMALDGIMFEGAPVKVRRPTDYNPSQAATLGPSQPNPNLNLAAVGLTPGAAGGLEGPDRIFVGGLPYYFTEAQVRELLETFGPLRGFDIVKDKETGNSKGYAFCLYKDVTVTDIACAALNGIQLGDRTLTVRRANQGAEPRPEQENILLQAQQEAQMKRLVYEVGGALATKVVCLTQVVSADGLRDDEEYNDILEDMTLEGHKYGNLVQAVIPRPHPSGDPVAGVGKVFLEYADVESSAKARIGMHGRKFDGKETVAVFYPENKFVEGDYDY; encoded by the exons ATGGCCGAGCACGACGCGCCCCTGGAGTCCGGCGCCGCGAGGTCCCCGCCGGCCAACAAGCGCGGCGGCGAGGCCCGCTCCCCCCAG CAGGATGCGCAGCCTCACCAGGAGAGGCCCTCGAGTTCCAGAGACCGAGTCAGGGAGCGCGATGAGGACAAGGACAGGGAGCGCCACAGGCGCCGCGGGGAAGACCGAGAGAGGTACCGGGACAGGGAGAGTGTCCGTGAACGCGGTGAAGGGAGCAGGGATCGTGAGCGCCACCATCGCGACCACCGTGAAGAGAGCAGGGATCGTGAGCGCCACCATCGCGACCGCCGTGAAGAGAGCAGGGATCGTGAGCGCCACCATCGCGACCACCGTGAAGGGAGCAGGGATCGTGAGCGCCACCATCGCGACCACCGTGAAGGGAGCAGGGATCGTGAACGCCACCATCGCGACCACCGTGAAGGGAGCAGGGATCGTGAACGCCACCATCGCGACCACCGTGAAAGGAGTGAGAGAAGGGAGCACCGTGACTGTTCCGATGACCGTGACAGCCGCCGGAGCTGTGATCGTGACGCTGAAAG AAGGGACCGTGATAGAGATGGCCACAGAAGGCATCGCTCCCGCTCCCGCTCCCGTTCGGAGAGTCAGAG CAAACGCATGAGTGGATTTGACCAGGCACCATCAGAAGCCATTCCTATACTCGCTCCCACTGCAACCCCAG TTCAGATACCTGAACTTCCTGCTGCTAATCCTGGGATGTTTCCGAACATGCTCCCAAACTTGGTCAATGTACCTGCCCTAGGACAG CCACTAGCCATGACACAACAG GCTACTCGGCATGCTCGGCGTGTTTATGTCGGTGGACTTCCTCCAATCGCCAATGAACAG ACGGTTGCTGTATTCTTCAATCAAGTTATGGCTGCTATCGGAGGAAACACATTTGCTCTAGGTCATGCAGTTGTTAATGTATACATAAACCACGACAAGAAATTTGCTTTTGTTGAGATGAGGTCTGTGGAGGAAGCAAGCAATGCAATGGCCTTGGATGGTATAATGTTTGAGGGAGCACCAGTGAAAGTTAGGAGGCCGACAGACTACAATCCTTCCCAGGCAGCTACATTGGGTCCGAGCCAGCCGAACCCCAACCTCAATCTTGCTGCTGTTGGCTTGACACCTGGGGCAGCTGGAGGTTTAGAAGGCCCTGACCGCATTTTTGTGGGTGGTCTACCCTATTACTTCACAGAGGCTCAAGTGCGGGAGTTGCTTGAAACTTTTGGACCTCTTCGTGgatttgacattgtgaaggaTAAGGAAACTGGCAACTCGAAGGGATATGCCTTCTGTTTGTACAAGGATGTGACTGTCACCGACATTGCCTGTGCTGCTCTGAACGGTATCCAGTTGGGTGACAGGACTCTCACAGTCAGGCGAGCAAACCAAGGAGCAGAACCTAGGCCAGAGCAAGAAAACATCCTCCTGCAGGCACAGCAAGAGGCGCAAATGAAG AGACTCGTGTACGAAGTGGGCGGAGCCCTAGCGACAAAGGTGGTATGCCTGACCCAGGTGGTTTCAGCAGATGGCCTTAGAGACGACGAGGAATACAATGACATACTGGAAGACATGACGCTAGAAGGACACAAATATG GTAACCTGGTGCAAGCCGTGATCCCACGACCCCATCCCAGCGGTGATCCTGTCGCTGGAGTTGGCAAG GTGTTTTTGGAGTATGCCGATGTGGAGAGCTCGGCCAAGGCAAGGATCGGGATGCATGGGAGGAAGTTCGACGGGAAGGAGACGGTCGCCGTGTTCTACCCCGAGAACAAGTTCGTTGAAGGAGACTACGACTATTAG
- the LOC109773235 gene encoding potassium transporter 18: METVSTNEDTGKGAMWELEKSLDQPMDAEAGRLRNMYREKTYPTVLMLQLAFQSLGVVFGDLGTSPLYVFYNIFPEKIEDTEQIIGALSLIIYSLTLIPLVKYVFIVLRASDNGQGGTFALYSLLCRHAKISIIPNQHKTDEDLTTYSRQTYDEKSLAAKIKRWLEGHQFRKNVILILVLFGTCMAVGDGILTPAISVLSATGGIKVEEPRMGNDVVVIVSVVILIGLFSMQHYGTDKVSWLFAPIVFVWFILIGVLGAVNIYTYDRSVLKAFNPIYVYHYFKRGKTSWASLGGIMLSITGTEALFADLSYFPVQAIQIAFTTVVFPCLLLQYTGQAAYIATHKDKVSHSFYFSLPERILWPAFVVATAAAIVSSQATISATYSIIKQALAVGCFPRVKIIHTSKKYLGQIYSPDINWILMVLCIAVTAGFKNQSQIANAYGTAVIMVMLVTTFLMIPIMLLVWRSHWALVVLFTVLSLAVEIPYLTAVMKKIDQGGWVPLVFAAAILLIMYVWHYGTLKRYEFEMHSKVSMAWILGLGPSLGLVRVPGIGLVYTELASGVPHIFSHFITNLPAIHSTLVFVCVKYLPVYTVPLDERFLVKRIGPKNFHMFRCVARYGYKDIHKKDDDFEKMLFSSLLLFIRLESMMEEYSDSDEYSALDQQELIDEARSDARSAADLSYASRDSIVPVRSPNRPGAMSSAQTTTATLGFETVGDEVAFLNSCKDAGVVHILGNTVIRARRDSGPLKKLAIDYLYAFLRKICRENSAIFNVPHESLLNVGQVFYV; the protein is encoded by the exons ATGGAGACCGTTTCGACGAACGAGGACACCGGCAAGGGGGCGATGTGGGAGCTGGAGAAGAGCCTTGATCAGCCCATGGACGCAGAGGCCGGGAGACTGAGGAATATGTACAGAGAAAAG ACCTACCCAACAGTTTTGATGCTACAACTAGCTTTCCAAAGCCTTGGTGTGGTGTTTGGAGATTTAGGCACATCGCCTCTTTATGTTTTCTACAACATCTTTCCTGAAAAGATAGAAGACACGGAGCAAATTATCGGGGCACTCTCGCTTATTATCTACTCCCTTACTCTCATTCCCCTCGTTAAATATGTTTTTATCGTCTTGAGGGCAAGCGATAACGGCCAAG GTGGAACTTTTGCTCTTTATTCATTGCTTTGCCGGCATGCAAAGATAAGCATTATTCCCAATCAACATAAAACCGATGAAGACCTAACAACATACAGCCGTCAGACATATGATGAGAAGTCTCTTGCTGCAAAgatcaaaagatggttagagGGGCACCAATTCAGAAAGAATGTCATTCTTATTCTTGTCCTTTTTGGTACTTGCATGGCTGTTGGAGATGGAATTCTCACTCCGGCTATATCAG TTCTTTCTGCAACTGGTGGAATAAAGGTCGAAGAACCCAGAATGGGAAATG ATGTGGTTGTAATAGTCTCCGTGGTGATACTGATTGGACTGTTCAGTATGCAGCACTATGGCACAGACAAAGTCAGCTGGCTTTTTGCACCAATAGTATTTGTTTGGTTCATACTTATTGGAGTCCTGGGGGCTGTAAACATTTATACATATGATAGGTCGGTTCTCAAGGCGTTCAATCCTATTTATGTATATCATTATTTTAAGCGAGGGAAGACTAGCTGGGCTTCCCTGGGAGGAATTATGCTCAGCATAACAG GGACAGAAGCACTGTTTGCTGACCTTTCATATTTTCCCGTACAAGCTATTCAG ATTGCTTTCACTACGGTTGTGTTCCCATGTCTTCTTTTGCAATATACTGGTCAAGCTGCCTATATAGCCACACACAAAGACAAAGTCTCCCACTCCTTCTATTTTTCTCTTCCAG AGCGTATACTTTGGCCAGCATTTGTCGTTGCAACAGCTGCTGCAATAGTTTCTAGCCAGGCAACGATCTCTGCGACGTACTCAATTATCAAGCAAGCGCTTGCGGTGGGATGCTTCCCCAGGGTGAAGATCATCCATACATCGAAGAAGTATCTTGGCCAGATATACAGCCCTGATATTAATTGGATCCTCATGGTTCTCTGTATTGCTGTCACCGCTGGATTCAAGAATCAGTCCCAGATTGCAAATGCTTATG GTACAGCTGTGATAATGGTCATGCTTGTGACAACATTTCTCATGATCCCCATAATGCTGCTGGTATGGCGCAGCCATTGGGCCTTGGTCGtgctcttcacggtgttgtcgcTGGCTGTTGAGATCCCGTACTTGACCGCCGTCATGAAGAAGATTGATCAGGGCGGCTGGGTTCCTCTCGTGTTCGCTGCGGCCATCCTCCTCATCATGTACGTATGGCACTATGGCACGCTCAAACGCTACGAGTTTGAGATGCACAGCAAGGTGTCCATGGCGTGGATCCTGGGCCTTGGCCCGAGCCTCGGCCTGGTCCGGGTGCCCGGGATAGGCCTGGTGTACACAGAGCTGGCGAGCGGCGTCCCTCACATCTTCTCGCACTTCATCACCAACCTCCCGGCGATCCACTCCACCCTGGTGTTCGTCTGCGTCAAGTACCTCCCGGTGTACACCGTGCCGCTGGACGAGAGGTTCCTCGTGAAGCGGATTGGCCCCAAGAACTTCCACATGTTCCGCTGCGTGGCACGGTACGGCTACAAGGACATCCACAAGAAGGACGACGACTTCGAGAAGATGCTATTCagcagcctgctgctcttcatcCGGCTGGAGAGCATGATGGAGGAGTACTCGGACTCCGATGAGTACAGTGCCCTGGACCAGCAGGAGCTGATCGACGAGGCGCGCAGTGACGCCAGGTCCGCCGCCGACCTCAGCTACGCCTCCCGCGACTCCATCGTGCCGGTGCGCTCCCCGAACCGCCCAGGGGCCATGTCGTCGGCACAGACTACGACAGCGACCCTGGGGTTTGAGACCGTGGGCGACGAGGTCGCGTTCCTGAACTCGTGCAAGGACGCGGGGGTCGTGCACATCCTCGGGAACACTGTCATCAGGGCTCGCAGGGACTCGGGGCCGCTGAAGAAGCTTGCCATCGACTACCTCTACGCCTTCCTGAGGAAGATCTGCAGGGAGAACAGTGCCATCTTCAATGTTCCCCATGAGAGCCTGCTGAATGTTGGGCAGGTGTTCTATGTGTAG